A stretch of the Crocinitomicaceae bacterium genome encodes the following:
- the nadB gene encoding L-aspartate oxidase — translation MKTDFLIIGSGIAGLTYAIKVAKANPACSVTIITKADKGESNTKYAQGGIAVVLDEHDSFDVHIADTLRAGDHINDVDVVRKVVEEAPDRLREIITWGTRFDRTKAGDYDLGKEGGHTSNRILHHKDITGFEIERALLEKVAECRNVEVLTHHFAIDLITDHHLGKLVTRRTDNTCYGAYTLNSRTNEIERVLAKFTMLCSGGAGQVYSHTTNPIIATGDGIAMAHRAKALVSDMEFVQFHPTALFEPGKSPSFLISEAVRGFGAYIRNKKGDRFVLKTDERGELASRDIVSKAIDKELKVTGENCVYLDCTHLEMEDFYRHFPNITDYCRKIGVDVSKDWIPIVPAAHYTCGGINVNQYSQTSIKNLYAAGECSRTGLHGANRLASNSLLEALVFAHHAASDVSEKIYSIQFNDKIPAWNAEGTTDPEELILITHSRKELQTIMSDYVAIVRSNIRLKRALSRLKIHYEETEELYKTTKISPQLCELRNLITIAYLIVTQSMVRSENKGSFYNVDLV, via the coding sequence ATCAAAACAGATTTTCTCATCATTGGGTCAGGCATCGCCGGATTAACTTACGCAATCAAAGTTGCTAAGGCTAATCCAGCTTGTAGTGTTACCATTATTACAAAAGCAGATAAGGGAGAGTCCAATACCAAGTATGCCCAAGGAGGAATTGCGGTTGTTTTAGATGAGCATGATTCTTTTGATGTTCATATTGCTGATACGCTAAGAGCAGGTGATCACATAAATGATGTTGACGTTGTGCGCAAGGTGGTTGAAGAGGCGCCTGATCGATTGCGTGAAATTATTACGTGGGGTACACGTTTTGATCGCACCAAGGCAGGAGATTATGATTTAGGCAAAGAAGGTGGACATACTTCAAACAGAATTCTGCATCACAAAGACATTACCGGATTTGAAATTGAACGCGCGCTGCTTGAGAAAGTGGCTGAATGTCGCAATGTTGAGGTATTGACACATCACTTTGCTATTGATCTCATTACAGATCACCACCTTGGAAAATTAGTTACCCGCCGCACAGATAATACCTGTTACGGTGCCTATACACTGAATAGCCGTACAAATGAAATTGAACGGGTACTGGCTAAATTTACCATGTTATGTTCTGGTGGAGCAGGGCAGGTTTATAGTCATACTACAAATCCTATTATTGCAACCGGTGATGGAATTGCAATGGCGCATCGGGCAAAGGCGCTGGTGAGTGATATGGAATTTGTTCAGTTTCATCCAACGGCTTTGTTTGAACCCGGAAAATCTCCTTCATTCCTGATCTCAGAAGCCGTGCGTGGTTTTGGTGCTTATATCAGAAATAAAAAAGGTGATCGTTTTGTGTTGAAAACAGATGAGCGCGGTGAACTTGCATCACGCGATATTGTTTCAAAAGCAATTGATAAAGAATTGAAAGTAACAGGAGAAAATTGCGTGTATTTGGATTGTACACATCTTGAGATGGAAGATTTTTACAGACACTTTCCAAACATTACGGATTATTGCCGCAAAATTGGTGTTGATGTTTCTAAAGACTGGATTCCGATTGTGCCAGCTGCTCACTACACCTGTGGAGGTATCAATGTGAATCAATATTCTCAAACCAGTATAAAAAATTTATATGCAGCGGGTGAGTGTTCTCGCACCGGTCTGCACGGTGCAAATCGCCTTGCTTCTAATTCATTGCTTGAGGCATTGGTTTTCGCCCATCACGCTGCATCTGACGTAAGTGAAAAAATCTATAGCATTCAGTTTAATGATAAAATTCCGGCATGGAATGCTGAAGGCACAACTGATCCTGAAGAATTAATTTTGATTACACACTCTCGCAAAGAGTTGCAAACAATCATGTCTGATTATGTTGCCATTGTGCGTTCTAATATTAGACTCAAACGTGCTCTCAGTAGGTTGAAAATTCATTATGAAGAAACTGAAGAGTTGTATAAAACAACCAAAATATCTCCACAACTTTGTGAGCTTCGTAATCTCATCACCATCGCGTATCTTATCGTGACACAGTCTATGGTGAGATCTGAAAATAAAGGGTCGTTTTATAATGTTGATTTGGTATAA
- a CDS encoding Fic family protein: MKVNTPINNLIIDYLRKNPLVSSKEIHEGTGAKFGYATVKRSLQSLLASNLIQSIGKGKGTRYELSKAYRVLAPIDQTTYFDQEIDERKINVDFNLNLMDQILTNMKLFSEIEGNKLQSLQEIFRQNTKDLTAEQYQREFERLAIDLSWKSSQIEGNTYTLLETERLIREQETAAGKTKNEAVMLLNHKEALDFILSNTDYINPLNISRIEDIHSILIKNLPVGKNIRKRRVGISGTNYKPLDNEFQIRDALNQMCNLINNKHDVFEKALLALVLISYIQPFEDGNKRTARIISNAILINQNQCPLSFRTVDSLDYKKAMLIFYEQNNISAFKQIFIDQFEFAVNTYF; the protein is encoded by the coding sequence ATGAAAGTTAATACCCCTATAAACAATTTGATAATTGACTATTTACGGAAGAATCCATTGGTTTCTTCGAAAGAAATTCATGAGGGAACTGGAGCAAAATTTGGATACGCCACTGTGAAAAGAAGTTTGCAATCGCTCTTGGCCTCCAACCTGATTCAGTCAATCGGCAAAGGAAAGGGTACGCGTTACGAATTATCGAAGGCATATCGTGTATTAGCCCCAATTGACCAGACTACATACTTCGATCAGGAGATTGATGAGAGAAAAATAAATGTTGATTTTAATTTGAACTTGATGGATCAGATACTCACAAACATGAAATTATTCTCTGAAATTGAAGGTAATAAATTGCAATCTCTGCAAGAAATTTTCAGACAAAACACAAAAGATCTCACCGCTGAACAATATCAGCGAGAATTTGAACGACTGGCAATTGACCTGAGTTGGAAATCTTCCCAAATTGAAGGAAACACATATACCCTGCTTGAAACTGAAAGACTGATCAGAGAGCAGGAAACCGCAGCAGGAAAAACAAAAAATGAAGCGGTGATGTTGTTAAATCACAAAGAAGCTTTAGACTTTATTCTTTCGAATACTGATTATATCAACCCATTGAATATTTCACGGATTGAGGACATTCATAGTATCTTGATTAAAAATTTACCCGTTGGAAAAAATATCCGCAAAAGGCGTGTTGGTATTTCTGGCACCAATTACAAACCATTGGACAATGAATTTCAAATTCGTGATGCACTAAATCAGATGTGCAACCTGATAAACAACAAGCATGACGTTTTTGAAAAAGCCTTACTTGCCCTTGTACTGATTTCCTATATTCAGCCGTTTGAAGACGGCAACAAACGCACCGCAAGAATCATCAGTAATGCAATTCTAATAAATCAAAATCAATGTCCGCTTTCTTTCAGGACAGTTGACTCTTTAGATTATAAAAAAGCAATGCTGATTTTTTATGAGCAAAATAACATCTCTGCATTCAAGCAAATTTTCATAGACCAATTCGAATTTGCAGTGAATACCTATTTTTAA
- a CDS encoding T9SS type A sorting domain-containing protein, which produces MKNENLRAKKYLRSHAALSASKFIYVFALIIISHACIAQYQIGHTTITFNDPTRTGGYGSGGGPGRQIQTEIYYPANVAGEDVAVIPPYHPVVICGHGFAMSWDAYENVWESLVPLGYILAFPRTEGSLFPSPSHEEFAQDLLIVEQKLIALHSEPTSIFYDHVFNRSAIIGHSMGGGCTILAGAVGSVTLKTIVGFAPAETSPSAIADASAVTVPALIFSGSSDGVTPPVDHHLPIYNALGSACKFFVSIDGGAHCYFANTNFNCDFGESTSSTGISVTREEQQEKTMSLLIPWLDFYLHENCDAYNAFEDSLSSVGGITTQQQCTYSPFDVTAVITGETLGNDGSIDQTVSGGIGTYTFDWFIGATTEDLTGIAGGTYSVYVGDGYCKRYYEYFVSSLLDADENLGENILIYPNPVSDVLRVEVPENLINLEVISIDGRVLSVPLLNEAAGIYELDISTLSVGTYILKLTDENSATRSFSFVVK; this is translated from the coding sequence ATGAAAAACGAAAACCTTCGTGCAAAAAAATATTTGCGATCGCATGCAGCGCTTTCTGCAAGTAAATTCATTTATGTTTTTGCATTGATTATAATCAGTCATGCATGCATTGCGCAGTATCAAATTGGACATACCACTATTACGTTCAATGATCCTACCCGCACTGGAGGATATGGAAGTGGAGGAGGCCCCGGCAGACAAATTCAGACAGAAATTTATTATCCGGCAAATGTAGCGGGTGAAGATGTTGCTGTAATTCCGCCTTATCATCCAGTTGTAATTTGCGGACACGGTTTTGCCATGTCATGGGATGCCTATGAAAATGTTTGGGAATCCTTGGTGCCACTTGGCTATATTTTGGCTTTTCCTCGCACAGAGGGTTCATTATTCCCTAGTCCTAGTCATGAAGAATTTGCCCAAGATCTTTTAATTGTAGAACAGAAATTGATTGCGCTGCATTCTGAGCCAACAAGTATTTTTTATGATCATGTTTTTAATCGTTCAGCAATCATTGGACATTCAATGGGGGGAGGATGTACCATTCTTGCCGGTGCTGTTGGCAGCGTTACGTTGAAAACCATTGTTGGATTTGCTCCTGCTGAAACAAGTCCTTCTGCCATTGCAGATGCATCGGCTGTTACTGTACCTGCTCTAATTTTTTCAGGTAGTTCTGATGGTGTCACGCCTCCAGTTGATCATCACCTGCCAATCTATAATGCGTTGGGATCTGCATGTAAATTTTTTGTGAGTATTGATGGTGGAGCTCATTGCTATTTTGCCAATACCAATTTCAATTGTGATTTTGGAGAGTCTACCAGTTCAACAGGTATTTCAGTAACTAGAGAAGAGCAACAAGAGAAAACAATGTCTCTGCTAATTCCATGGCTTGATTTTTATCTGCATGAAAATTGTGATGCATACAATGCTTTTGAAGATTCGCTGAGCAGTGTAGGTGGAATTACAACACAACAACAATGCACCTATAGTCCGTTTGATGTGACTGCAGTTATCACGGGTGAAACTCTTGGCAATGATGGTAGCATTGATCAAACAGTAAGTGGCGGAATTGGAACATATACTTTTGACTGGTTTATCGGTGCAACTACAGAAGATTTGACTGGTATTGCAGGCGGAACCTATTCAGTTTATGTAGGTGATGGATATTGCAAAAGATACTATGAGTATTTTGTGAGTTCACTGCTTGATGCTGATGAAAATTTGGGTGAAAATATATTGATATACCCTAATCCGGTTTCTGATGTGCTGCGCGTTGAAGTTCCTGAAAATTTAATTAACCTTGAAGTAATTTCAATTGATGGACGAGTATTATCGGTTCCTTTATTAAATGAAGCTGCCGGAATCTATGAACTTGATATTTCCACTCTTTCCGTTGGAACTTATATTTTAAAATTGACAGATGAAAACAGCGCAACCCGCAGTTTCAGTTTTGTCGTAAAATAG
- a CDS encoding gliding motility-associated C-terminal domain-containing protein produces MAFLWCFGNYSKASHIMGGEITWTCLGGGAYQFNLVLYRDCNGLEITDPALNIEVWGHSTITTITCNFVSSTDLSPECTQVGGGPAELDCGSGTGGGNGPGAVQKLLYQSAPIVLSGTPPSTGWAFTYDSFSRNWGLSNILDPFNYGITLSAYMYAVDGNNANPCNDSSPQFDQDPYMLMCAGTDFQYNPNAYDPDNDSLVFSWGVPLDHFVSGSFNPPINPAPVPFVGGYSSTNPTPDASFAPGNIPAVMDANSGVISFLSNTTGNFGLVQKIDSYRDGELVSTVHREIQMIVIPCPGYNNNPPVITPPFSAGTSFYGEFFAGDLINFNVVISDPELLQDGTPQLVTLNPSGNYFGTNFTDPNSGCDYVPCATLSTAPVIQGVQGLTTTFSWQTSCDHLLDANGTQLPEVTYYFVLNAQDDYCSVPGRAFETVEIKIKNKEMLSPADLHCADVLANGDVVLTWEPTTDASGTSFIEYEIWSMEDGFITAIPTIGTNTFTVAGAGADLANKHYYILTEFGCGGNNILSSDTLSTIFLTLIDLADGRVSLSWNDMHNPINNGDNPVYEIYREYPAGNWTLRGTSPYGGTNFFIDTVDVCSAFMSYEIWVENSAGCTSTSNQPGMVLQDIINPIIPVIDWVSVDTTTGFVDISWNVNSSEDTYGYIIYALILGFWEPIDTVYGITTTDYTYTLTNSANQAETYRVAAFDSCMTATFPPTFQTSALSNPHTTIHAKTVFDPCLKTIDLSWTPYMGWVEGVNRYEVIVSIAGSPFEIIATLSSTATSYNHADVFYDADYCYYIRAVSNNDSISYSNRSCKYTQSPSQPAFHYLATASYNLSDAVELVCYTDGTASVQGYEIEVKGPLDADFSFLASVSSTTGNFMYYQDATVLPDRGAYQYRVGLIDSCGNTGFITNIAQTVFLKVETDHVAMLNTLSWSTYLGFDGDIVEYRIYRGVNGVFDATPLATTLPGVRSYVDDVSGFMDSQGQFCYRVEAVEDVNSYALAYTAFSNTVCAVIDPLVYIPNAFIVYGENPIFLPIVSLYDFDSYLLTIYDRWGGIIYQTDDREEGWNGESADGNLKPEGTYVYHLTFRDREGKDYHYRGFVTMLIDKE; encoded by the coding sequence TTGGCTTTTTTATGGTGTTTTGGAAACTATTCCAAAGCTAGTCATATCATGGGCGGAGAAATCACCTGGACTTGTTTGGGTGGTGGTGCTTATCAATTCAATCTGGTTCTCTATCGTGATTGTAATGGGCTTGAAATTACTGATCCGGCTTTGAATATTGAAGTATGGGGTCATTCTACCATAACAACAATCACGTGTAATTTTGTGTCATCAACTGACCTGAGTCCTGAATGTACACAGGTTGGCGGAGGGCCGGCAGAATTAGATTGTGGATCAGGAACGGGTGGCGGAAACGGACCCGGCGCTGTTCAGAAATTATTATATCAATCAGCACCCATTGTCTTGTCAGGTACTCCTCCTTCTACGGGTTGGGCTTTTACGTATGATTCTTTTTCACGCAATTGGGGTTTGAGTAATATTTTAGATCCGTTCAATTACGGTATCACGCTTTCAGCTTACATGTATGCAGTTGATGGTAATAATGCAAATCCATGCAATGATTCTTCTCCACAATTTGATCAGGATCCATACATGTTGATGTGTGCGGGAACAGATTTTCAATACAACCCGAATGCGTATGATCCTGATAATGATTCTCTCGTTTTTTCATGGGGAGTACCCCTTGATCACTTTGTTTCGGGCTCATTCAATCCTCCGATAAATCCAGCACCGGTGCCTTTTGTTGGCGGGTATTCTTCAACTAATCCAACACCTGATGCTTCGTTTGCCCCGGGAAATATTCCTGCCGTGATGGATGCAAACAGTGGCGTGATTTCTTTTTTATCAAATACCACCGGTAATTTTGGTCTCGTACAAAAAATTGATTCGTACCGAGATGGTGAATTGGTGTCTACGGTGCATCGTGAAATTCAGATGATCGTTATTCCGTGCCCGGGATACAATAACAACCCACCGGTAATTACTCCACCATTTTCAGCCGGAACAAGTTTTTATGGAGAATTTTTTGCAGGTGATCTGATCAATTTTAATGTTGTAATTTCTGATCCTGAATTGTTGCAAGATGGAACCCCGCAGTTAGTCACCCTCAATCCTTCAGGAAATTATTTTGGAACCAATTTTACTGATCCCAATTCAGGATGTGATTACGTGCCGTGTGCAACATTGAGTACAGCACCTGTCATTCAAGGGGTGCAGGGTTTGACCACAACATTTAGCTGGCAAACATCTTGCGATCATTTATTGGATGCAAACGGAACGCAATTGCCTGAGGTAACTTATTATTTTGTACTCAACGCGCAAGATGATTATTGCAGTGTTCCGGGTCGTGCATTTGAAACTGTAGAGATAAAGATTAAAAATAAAGAAATGTTGAGTCCCGCTGATTTGCATTGTGCAGATGTGCTTGCAAATGGTGATGTTGTGCTAACCTGGGAACCAACAACAGATGCTTCCGGAACTTCATTTATTGAATATGAAATTTGGTCAATGGAGGATGGATTTATAACAGCTATTCCAACTATTGGAACCAATACTTTTACTGTTGCAGGTGCAGGTGCTGATTTGGCGAACAAACATTATTACATTCTCACCGAGTTTGGTTGCGGCGGAAATAATATTCTCAGTTCTGATACCTTGTCAACTATTTTTCTGACCTTGATTGATCTTGCTGACGGGCGTGTATCATTGAGTTGGAATGATATGCATAATCCAATCAATAACGGTGATAATCCGGTTTATGAAATTTATCGGGAATATCCGGCAGGTAACTGGACTTTGCGAGGAACATCGCCGTATGGCGGAACGAATTTTTTTATTGACACCGTGGATGTGTGCAGTGCATTTATGTCTTATGAAATTTGGGTAGAGAACAGTGCCGGTTGCACATCAACATCAAACCAACCCGGTATGGTTTTGCAAGATATTATCAATCCCATCATTCCAGTAATTGATTGGGTGAGCGTTGATACAACTACAGGTTTTGTTGATATCAGTTGGAATGTAAATTCATCGGAAGATACTTATGGTTATATCATTTATGCGCTGATTTTAGGATTTTGGGAACCAATAGATACGGTATATGGCATCACTACAACTGATTATACTTATACCCTTACCAATTCTGCAAATCAAGCCGAGACGTATCGCGTGGCGGCTTTTGATTCATGCATGACAGCAACTTTTCCACCAACATTTCAAACTTCTGCTTTGAGTAATCCACACACTACTATTCATGCCAAAACAGTTTTTGATCCTTGTTTGAAAACTATTGATTTGAGTTGGACACCCTACATGGGTTGGGTTGAAGGGGTCAACCGATATGAAGTAATTGTAAGTATTGCAGGATCACCTTTTGAAATAATTGCAACGCTGAGTTCAACGGCAACATCTTATAATCATGCAGATGTTTTTTATGATGCGGATTATTGTTACTACATCCGTGCGGTTTCTAATAATGATTCTATTTCTTATTCTAATAGGTCATGCAAATACACGCAAAGCCCAAGCCAACCTGCCTTTCATTATCTTGCAACGGCATCATACAATCTGAGTGATGCCGTTGAATTAGTTTGTTATACAGATGGAACAGCCTCAGTGCAGGGGTATGAAATTGAAGTGAAGGGTCCGCTTGATGCTGATTTTTCATTCCTTGCCAGTGTGTCATCCACCACGGGAAATTTTATGTATTATCAGGATGCAACCGTACTACCTGATCGCGGTGCGTATCAATACCGCGTTGGTTTGATTGATTCATGCGGAAATACCGGTTTCATTACCAATATTGCACAAACAGTTTTTCTAAAAGTTGAAACAGATCACGTAGCCATGCTGAACACGTTGAGTTGGTCAACGTATCTTGGGTTTGATGGTGATATTGTGGAGTACAGAATTTATCGTGGCGTGAATGGAGTTTTTGATGCAACGCCTCTGGCAACTACTTTACCCGGAGTGAGATCTTATGTAGATGATGTTTCAGGATTTATGGATTCACAAGGTCAGTTTTGTTATCGTGTAGAAGCTGTGGAAGACGTTAATTCATACGCATTGGCTTACACCGCATTTTCAAATACGGTTTGTGCGGTGATTGATCCGCTGGTTTATATTCCCAATGCCTTTATTGTTTATGGTGAAAATCCAATTTTTCTCCCTATAGTTTCTTTGTATGATTTTGATTCATATTTGTTGACTATTTATGATCGCTGGGGTGGTATAATTTATCAAACTGACGACCGTGAAGAAGGCTGGAATGGAGAATCAGCTGATGGCAATTTGAAACCTGAAGGAACATACGTCTATCATCTCACCTTCAGAGACCGAGAAGGAAAAGATTATCATTACCGAGGCTTTGTAACAATGCTTATTGATAAGGAATAA
- a CDS encoding bifunctional 5,10-methylene-tetrahydrofolate dehydrogenase/5,10-methylene-tetrahydrofolate cyclohydrolase (catalyzes the formation of 5,10-methenyltetrahydrofolate from 5,10-methylenetetrahydrofolate and subsequent formation of 10-formyltetrahydrofolate from 5,10-methenyltetrahydrofolate), producing MILLDGNKTSDDIKLEIATKVAERKQQGKKIPHLAAILVGNNGASLTYVNAKVKACEKVGFESSLITLPETISEKELLEKISELNQDPIIDGYIVQLPLPAHIDEHKVTLAVAPSKDVDGFHPENLGRMVLNLPTFLPATPYGIVQLLDRYNVETSGKNCVVIGRSHIVGMPMSILMARNTKVGNCTVTLTHSRTKNLKEITQQADIIIAALGKPEFLTGDMVKDGVVVVDVGITRVDDPSKKSGFRLLGDVKFDEVAAKASYITPVPGGVGPMTIASLMLNTLQAVETRD from the coding sequence ATGATTTTACTGGACGGAAACAAAACTTCAGATGATATTAAACTTGAAATTGCCACTAAAGTAGCGGAACGCAAGCAGCAGGGAAAAAAAATTCCGCACCTTGCAGCCATTCTTGTTGGCAACAACGGCGCCAGTTTAACGTATGTTAATGCAAAAGTAAAAGCGTGTGAAAAAGTAGGTTTTGAATCTTCACTCATCACCTTACCTGAAACCATTTCTGAAAAAGAATTGCTTGAGAAAATATCAGAATTGAACCAAGACCCAATCATTGACGGATACATTGTTCAGTTACCGCTGCCCGCACATATTGACGAACACAAAGTAACGCTTGCTGTTGCCCCGTCAAAAGATGTGGATGGATTTCATCCTGAAAATTTGGGACGCATGGTATTGAACCTACCTACTTTTTTACCGGCAACTCCGTATGGCATTGTTCAGTTACTTGACAGATATAATGTAGAAACTTCAGGTAAAAACTGCGTTGTGATTGGTCGTTCTCATATTGTTGGAATGCCCATGAGTATTCTGATGGCGCGCAATACCAAAGTAGGTAATTGCACGGTTACACTTACCCATTCACGCACTAAAAATCTGAAAGAAATCACGCAGCAAGCTGACATTATCATTGCCGCTTTAGGCAAGCCAGAATTTTTAACCGGTGATATGGTGAAAGATGGCGTAGTGGTTGTTGACGTAGGAATTACCCGTGTTGATGATCCATCTAAAAAATCAGGCTTTAGATTATTGGGTGATGTTAAATTTGATGAAGTTGCTGCCAAAGCTTCTTATATCACACCCGTGCCCGGCGGAGTTGGACCAATGACCATTGCTTCATTGATGCTGAATACGTTGCAAGCCGTTGAAACAAGAGATTAA
- a CDS encoding 1-acyl-sn-glycerol-3-phosphate acyltransferase, whose translation MKFLRAFISIIRIAIFGAWSFFCILLGTFLSIITLSRRATIFTAKYIWPPVSFFIMGARFKVHGRKFDLPKVSYVVVSNHSSYLDIPAITSSIPLSLRFIAKKEFKHVPFLGWYLWMAETIMIDRKNTAAAKESLKIAANYIANGHHVAIYPEGTSSHDGTIKPFKKGAFHLAEDAKAHILPVRIDGAYHVWPSARKLDMRMGTIDVIIGDPIPPEVYLKMDIDERTEFVRQTIVKLKK comes from the coding sequence ATGAAATTTCTGAGAGCTTTTATTTCTATTATACGCATTGCCATTTTTGGTGCATGGTCATTTTTCTGTATTTTACTTGGCACTTTTTTAAGTATCATCACGCTGAGTCGCAGAGCAACAATTTTTACGGCAAAATATATTTGGCCACCTGTCTCTTTTTTCATTATGGGTGCTCGGTTTAAAGTACATGGTCGCAAGTTTGATTTGCCTAAAGTTTCGTATGTTGTTGTTTCCAATCACTCTTCCTATCTTGACATTCCAGCCATTACATCTTCAATTCCTCTCTCATTGCGTTTCATTGCAAAAAAAGAGTTCAAGCATGTACCTTTTTTAGGTTGGTATTTATGGATGGCGGAAACCATCATGATTGACAGAAAAAATACTGCCGCCGCAAAAGAGAGTCTCAAAATTGCTGCAAATTATATTGCCAATGGTCATCATGTTGCTATCTATCCTGAAGGTACCTCGTCACATGACGGAACTATCAAACCATTTAAAAAGGGAGCTTTTCATTTAGCTGAAGATGCAAAGGCACACATACTGCCCGTGCGCATTGATGGGGCTTATCATGTTTGGCCTTCAGCACGTAAATTAGACATGCGCATGGGTACTATTGATGTCATTATTGGTGATCCTATTCCCCCTGAAGTTTATCTTAAAATGGATATTGATGAACGAACAGAATTTGTTAGGCAAACCATTGTCAAGTTGAAAAAATAA